ACATCAGCATCAAATAGAAAACAATGAACAGAAAGATACTGAATGCATTACTttgagagggaggaggtgggacaTTGCAggcaattttattcttttttcgcAACAAGTTGCTTTGAGGAGTGTGACAGTATAACTGGAGACAACACTTAAATTACtttgtcttaaaaatattttataaataaaatgttgagaAGAAAATGCAAACTGTTGATTACATAAAAGCAAATGGGTGATTTATTAAAGGGGAAACGAGAGGCATGGGCCTGAAATGTAATTTTGTGAGTTACATTTTTAAGAATTCTATTTCACTGATGCTTCAGTCTCGCACCATTGTCATGACTCTATTATTTAGGTTACATTAGGTCAGAGACTTCTATAACGTATAAGCATTTGCTCTTTGACCTCCCCAAGACTTATGACATAAAGAAAACGCTGAACTTTTACATCTGAGGCTACAATTTCATATAATGAACAATCAGTAAGCACAAGCCATTTATTCTTTTAGCTATCTCTCTTAAGGGTTTGATTGTGGAGAGctgaaacacatttttatttttaaaatgggggtGGTAGAATTTGGACGCTTTAATTGTCAAAACAAATGCAAGCCAAGCATGACATTTTAATAAGTGTTACCAACTACTAATTAGAAGCAAATGATATTATCCATATAGAAAACATATCCCCAAACAAACCTGTCCTTTGGTGGAAATGTCACTGTGCTATGAAATTAGAGAAGTGTAAACAAGGGCTGTTTGTTGCAATGAAATTTACTGATAAATCCCTCCTAAGCAATCTTCTTCCACATTATCAGCTTTCTTCTGTCGATCTGTTATAGAGGAATCCTCAATCTTGTAGTTCACAGAAAGAACAACTCTTCTCTTTGCTCTTGGCAAATCATTGATAATAtaagaagaaatgtttttaaacattgactttgcttgcGGCTGCAAGTTGCCTTTGTGCCATCACAAGTAAGTAGTTTTCTTAAAAGATTGTTTCAAAGAAACCAAAcagtacaaagaaaagaaaagtaactcCATAAGGCAAAAACACACTCAGAGTAGGCCTCGCTTAACATATAACTCATTTATTCAAACTAACCTTTCCAACCAAAAACTACTCTCCCTTTAAGAAAATAGGAACAAATAATACATTCTTTGAATACTCTGGAAAACCGAACACTTAATCTTTCTTATTTAGCGCTTCATATATCTGTGCTTATAAAACTAATGCTAAAAGAATATTTTGTGGCCGCTAAGTTGAATATATTACATTAAAGGTAAAGTTTATTTTCCAGATTCCCAGAAACTTCCGGGAATTAAAAGGGCACCCATGACCAAAGgttaaatgtatacatttaaagATGTGAGCCTAAAAGTTTGATGCTCTCAGGATCATAAATTAGAGCATACGCATACTTCAACTCTCAGACTACCCACAAATACACACTGAAACTAGAGAAGGGTAGTTTTAAAGCAAAACCACCTTGAGAAATCCATCACTCCTGAAATGGCACTTTTAGTACGTGACTGTGTTAATGAGTTCTTATTTATCCGCAGAATCCTTTTAAAACTAGAAATGTTCAATGGCTTGATAAATCAAGTTTGGGCTGAAGGAAATCCAATATGCAAATACTTACAGGGTGCTCTTTTACAAATAGTTACCCTTGTcagtttgaaaaactgaaaatcaacaaaagAACAGTGTAAGTATACTTGACCTTATTGCCTAATGTCTATCAAGATTGCCACAGCTGGTTGATTTCAAATTTGTGAAACTGACACTTAAAAACGTATAGTGCATCTTCAGTGCGGGTCCCTCAAGTGCTGACTAAACTGTAGTCACAGCCTCAGATTCTCGTTCCACACAACTTGCACAGCACTCACAAAGCTAGTTTAATCACACCATCAATCTATGACTACGCATTCCTTAAAGTAattctgcttcctttcttttttaaccttACATTCTGCAAATAGCATCCTTATCAGTTATCCTTGACGTACACTGAGAAACTGGGATCACATATGAATTTGCACAAATACCTCTCCTATGTTGCACACTCTGTGAAAAGCCATCCTTGCACCGCCATAGTGTAAGCTCTAAACAACGTTCTTGAAAAACCCTTCAGTCAATGTCTATGACTAACATCAGAGCATGAGTTAATaggttaaaaagacaaaacaaaaacttaggGGACTGCCTACCTGatactttttaaatgtctctCTAGGAAGGGTTTGCATATGCCATACCAGGGTACCTCCTGGATATAAGAACAGTTATACAGGCCCCTAGTGGCTTAGCAAATAGCAGCAGATGAGGGGATTCCGATTCTTAGTTCTCGACTTTGAGATATTCTGGCTGTAAATGAATGTCAATCTTAAAAGACAAATCAAATCATTGTATTTAATACTTTAAGTAGTTTTGCTTTTATGATTATCCactgaaatacatatatattaaaatagagCACTGTATTTCACTACTTTAGTAACTACAACTGCACTGGTCTAAGAAGAATTTGTGTTACATAACCTCcacagtaaaatatttaattcatccACCTCTTCACATGTCATTACAACAGTAATATATTACtcatatacattaaaatatattcgAGAGACACTTTTCCTCTTTGAATcttatttctattattctattattACTTTGGGCTGTAAGAACAGATTATTTCTATGTAAAGTGCTcactatttaaaatgaaatatagataCAAACTGAATGCCACTTTTAAAACAGtagaaatctaaaataaatgtGCTTCCCAACAAGAGCCAGTGATAAAAACTTACATTAGAGTGCACCTATTTACAAAGATCTACAATTAATAACACCCTTTAATCCTCATCCCCTAGctgtctttcctttaaaaaagaaaattctaggcaGGCACATTTACAGCTTTTAGCAGTTTTTAACTGGACACAATCTGACAGCTGAATTCATGAAACTGACCAGCTTGTCAATTTCACACTTTGAAAGTACAATAATAGCTGATAGCATGAGGATGAATTTAAGAAATCTGTCACAGAATTGCTAGCTCCATTGAAAAGCAAAGTACAGTACATAATTATGGGAGGTGGGAGGTAGGAAAATTTTCTTTGTATCGTCCATTTAGGATGTCTGTTTCAAGCATTCGGACATTGAGCACTgaaattttattctctctttgcTAAGCTAACAAAATAACATCTATCTGTGGCATGtaacaaaatgttttctaaataagtaCAATATTTCTTAAGCTTTGTCCTGGATATCATCATACTAACAACATGGTATGATCTTTAAGTTGGTATATCTAAATATTCCTTTAATTCAGAATATTTCAAGTCTTGGCAGTACATCACCCTGGTTTTACTCAAGTTGAGTGGTGGATGTGTACACTTTGAAACAGTAATAGAACTGCCAAAATGGTCCGAAGTATCAATGGTTGGACTAACACCCCATATGTGTGCTACAGGATGGTTGGAAAAAACACACCAAAGGGAAAGGTCCACGTTTGAAGCACTGGAAGTCCAACAGAAAATCTATCTCAAGTCACAAGCAGTTACTAGTCTCTGAGAGGCTCAAAATGTATGTGCTATGCTCTAAGTCAATGGTACTATGACTGTGGGCATgtcaaggggggaaaaaaagaaaaaaaaaagtttaagagaaAATACAGGGCACTGATCCCTCAGGAATCTCCCTGTAGGCTTAAGGCACAAACTGTAGGTTGGTCTGGGGGATTGCTCTAAGAATTTTAGAAAACAGAGGAGACATTAGGCAAGTCGTGTACTGGGAAGCAGGCTGGAAACAATACAAGTGAATTGTGATAGCCCAGGTTTTGGAGAATGGACCTACTATTCACAATACTGGAGCACCCAATTAATGAAAGCCAAGCTCACACAGTgtccaaggtttttttttttttttgaagcataaGAAAACTGACTTAATTTGTTAATGCTTCTAAATGAAAATCAACCTCACAGATACACAATTCAAGTTTTCTACACGCCAATGTGAAAGCTACAATAAATCGACAGGAAAGCAAAGAACGTTTAGTTTGTTCttggctttctttttaaattgtttcctaCAACTTGGACTTTTCATGATAAATTCTTTGTTCCCTTCCCTACGGAATGAGCGTGTAAGAACAGCAGATTCCCGTGGCAGAACTACGAGCTTTGATTCTGCCACGGAAAGGTCTCCAAAACAATCCCCCTCCTCTATGGCAGCCGCGTAGACTTTGACTCCTGCTATTTCTCCTTCTCCCCACTAgttcagaggaaagaaagaaatcaccaAAACCAGCCCTCCTTAAATCAGTAATCAttgcctcttaaaaaaaaaactgcagcgGCAGAATCCCTGGGTAGGGTCGTAGTGCCCCGCCGCTCCACCATTTCCCCAATACTACGCCCACCCCAGGAGGAGAAAGCGGAGATCGCACAAATATACAGATTCAAACACCCTCATTCTCTAGAACTGCCACTCTCCCTGGTCTGAGGCTTTAAGCGAGAAGCGAACCGCGCAGGGGAGGACCTCTGCCCAAGGAGGTTCCGAAGAGCAAACTGTGCGCTCCGGTGCCGGGGCGCAGGGCTCGCGGACGCCGGAGTGTGCAGCTCCGTCCCGTGACCTGCGGGCTGCGGGAGCCGGGCTCCGGGCGAGCCGCGGACGCAGACGCCGGAGGACGCAGACCCCGGAGGACGCAGACCCGGGAGGACTAAGGGGGGCGGACCGGGTCAGCTCGGGGGACTCACCTGGTCATGTTGGCTCCGGGCAGCCTCCGCCACCGCCTCCCGCGCCGCCACCAGCACTTTGCTCCAGCGCCTTCACGCCCCTCCACGGCCGCGCAGCCCACGCCTGCCCCAGCCGCCGGAGTCCGGGCGGCCGATTGAATCCCGCGCAGCTGCGGCCCCCGCCGCGGGAATCCCCCCAGTGGCTGCCGCCGCCCGGTCCTCGCGCGGCCAGCCCAGTCCAGAGCGAGGAAGTGGAGGAGAGTCAGCGAGTGAGTCCAAAACCCCGAAATCCAGCATCCAAAGGAGCGCGTCCCCccgccctccctccacccctagcccgttctcctcctcctcctcctccgcctcctcctcctcctcttcccgggccgtcctcctggcccttctgAGCCCGCGGCTTCCGCGGCTGTTTCTCCTCCTCCCGCTCCTCCCGCTCGCCCTGCGCTGGCTTCTccggctgccgccgccgccgctgtgtgtctcctcctcctcctcctcccgctccTCGACGCTCCGCCGCTCGCGGCTGGGGGGTCCGGGGCCGCGTaacttctcctccctccgcctctcctgtttcctccttcctgctgctgcttcttttaaAGAGGATTCTTTGGCCACAAATAGCAACTCGGCTGCCCCCCTCAgcgcctccctccccttctcttcttccccCCCAAAGTGAAGCGCACACGAGAGGTAACCAGAAACTGAGGCCggcggggggagtggggaggcggGGAGAGGGGGCGAGGCGACGCCTGGAGACCGGCCCGCGCGGAGTCAGGGGCCAGGACGAGGGATGGCCAGGCCAGCCCAGTCCTCAGCCCTGGCGTGAACCCGCTGGTTACGGTTGAGGGCGAGGTGGTTTGATGgggaaattaaatgaaaaatctcAGGAAAGTGATTGGAAAAGCTCCTCTCTTTGTTTCCTTGTCTGACTGATTTCGAAAATCCTCGTAACGTGCTGGGGATCCCAGGGAATCGCGGTGCCCCGGCGCTGAGGGATTGTGCGTGCACTTTGCCGGCGCGAGAGTGGGAGTGTGGGTGCGCCCGGGCGAGGGGAGAGCCAGGCCCGCTGGCGAATCCCTCAGTCTGGACCCCTGACCCACTGAAAGGGCCAGAGAGCTGGACGGGCgaaggaaggaggcaggagagCTGGGAGAAGGAGGCGCgcaacccacacacatacactcactcactcacacacacacacacacttgcagaggagggggctgggtgACGTCACTCCCCAGCATCCATCCACCAGGACAGAAAAGACCCCCCTCTAACAAATTCACTCATCTCCTAAGAGCTGCACACCCGGGTGCTTCCTGCTCCGGGTCTTGGCACACGGGAGGAAAGATGCCGGTTGCACCCCATTCAAAGCAGCGATAAAAATATAAGGAGCGTGTTGATGAGACACAGTCTATGTCCACTGCCCCAGTTCACCTCGGTAGCCTCATTCAGGGATGTTTGGTGGATCCACTTTgcaatcagagaggaagaaagggaactaTGGAATCAATCGTAGTGTAATAActcttgttttgcttccatgcCACTTGCTTTTATGATGTTGAAAATGCAGTGCTCCCCAGCTTGTCTGTAAGACACCACAGAACCCTCTGCCTAGACAGTTGTTGGGCTACACAAGCTTCATCTACAGAACACACTATGTGGATTGTTAGCTAAAGGGGCAAATTTTAACCTTCTTTACTCCTCAAGGATCTCAAGCATGTGGAAAAAGTCAGCAGCTGGAAGCCACCATTGGCAATTGGCCTACCAAAATTTATTAGAAACTTGGTCAGAAAGGTTAAGGAAAGTCAAGGCTCCCAGCCACCTCCCTTGCTCATTGTGTGTTCAGGCCAGCACATACACACAATACTTATTCCTGCAGGCTCGAGGCAGTCTTTGTAAGAGCAAAGGTAAGCAGACCCCTTAGATTCAGCCTAATGATTCGGCATCCTGACTGTTGTTTCAAGCTGCCCATTTGTTCCCACTCTTTGCATGCTGTGCCCCTGAAAGGCACTGAAGGATTGGTCAGTAATCCTCTGTCCCCTGTGTGCTCCAGAAAGAAATCACATATTTTTGAAAGGCTTCACTCTAAATGAAGTTTAGTCTTCCAGCAAtttgaggggagagggggaggaccATCTTAGCATGactcttccttgttctttttttaaaatggttagcCTCATagtaaaaatcaagaagacaacTATTCCTGGGCAAGCCTTCAGGACTTTCTGATAACACGAGGAACTGAAAAGCTGAGAAGGTATGCTGAACACCTGCTCCTTATGCCCTAAGGATGGATTCAGAAATCTGAGCCTCTGCACAGGTGATTCTCACTCAAGGTGTAAATTCTGATTTGGCTTTCTCATTGCCACACCCTCCCCCCGTAAACTGGTGAGTCCCACTTTCCTCTTGCAAAGTTGGATGTTAGAGGAACaaaagagagtttttaaaaacccTGAATTTCCTCTGCTGTTGTCTTTGATGGAAAGACACATATCCCTCTACCTCATTTAAGAAGATCTGACCAGTTCTGACCTTATTTAAGATACCAGCTGGGAAGTCTGATTACTACCTGGGAGCCTAGTCGGAAAAGAAATAGCATCAACGTATCCCACTGGTAGCGAGTTAGATTAGCTAGAGAACTTAGTGATGATGGTTACCAAGGTGAGCAACAAGTAGGAGGAAAAGGGACCCAGAAATCAGAGGAGACAGAGGACAGTATACATAAATGACACAAGCCCAAGGACCCAACTTTCCTGACACCATGAGGTCCTCGATGTTCCTGTCCCACTACAAGCAAACATCTTAGAGAAAAAAGCAGTGGAAGGAGGTGACTAGAGAATCTGAGCTATTATTGTGCAAAAGAGACAGCGTTATTCAGGGTGATAAGAGAGAGAGCAAGTAGAGGAGCCAAGCTTTCTCTGTACATCTGAATTGTAGTGGGAATAAGACTGAAGCCCAATATACACACATTAATATACTCAGATCAGATTTGTAACAAAACAGCACACTGTGGCATCTACTACAACCTCTAGGAGAGTTTACCATTTGGAGCTTTGAGGTCATAAAAACATCAGAGGTGGGCTAATCATCTGCTGAAAGCACCTAATTTtacaagtaaggaaactgagtcccTGAGAGTTTAAGGTGACCCAACTATTTGGTGGCAGAAGGAGAACAAAACCCCAGATGTCATGACCCAGTGTCCCCTCTCCCCCAACTATTCCTAATTACCTCCCAGTTCTGGATCCAAGAAGCCAGTTTTTCAACTTATCAATGAGtaataaatatagaatatttaaaaactataaatacttacatgaaggaaaatgaaggaaTGGTACTAGACGTTTTCTTAGTTCCTTTCCAGCTCTAACATTCTTTGATGAATAGCACACAGAAGCTTTGCTACAGCACAACCCCCTCTAGTGCATAATTCAGCATACGATGAGTATGAGTCTATTTTGGACCCCATCCAAGGAAGTTAATTCCTAGAAGTACTCGAAAGATTTTGTACTCATCTATCATGAAGCATCCTAAAAATAAGGCTGAAAATAATGTAAGGAGAATAACAGTAATCTTATGTTACACTTGTATTATGTGCTAAACATCATGCtatcccactggttttcaaaaggCACATCATGACCTTTTCTGGGTCATGAATCTAGTGGGTcatgaacaattttttaaatgaaagtaggaaagaaaagagagtgcATTATATGTATTAAACATTGTTTTATAAAACTTATGTTTCTGTCCTGTGGCtagtgattaaaagaaaaagtttcaaaGCCTCTGCCTCACCTCCAATCTTAACAACTGCCCTGCTAATTAACTATCATTAGCCCCATTGTATAAGTGAGGAAACAGGGACAGAGAGGATAAATGATTTGGCCAAGCTGACATAGCTAGTGAGTGGCCAAGCTAGAATTTAGAAACTACAACTGTTTGACTTCAAAATCTTGTGTTTTTACTTCTATTCTGGTTATAAATTATTAACCAAGGAACTGCAGTAATTGTTGCTGATCATATTTTCTTTGTGAAGGCTACAGTGGTTTGTACTGAATCCAGTTAGAATGGAGAAATACAACATAGGTGCAAATGACGTATTCTGAAGAGAGTAAACTGTTTCATAGGCGCTGAAAGGAGTATCTGAGACCTCTTCCTATAGGTGCTAGCTACGCCTGATATATTTCATTAATTTGCTGCTAAACGCATACATGGAATAACAATGGTTTTAATCCTCAAGTAACTTAAATACTAATCTCTACAAGTGTTAAAATGTTTGAGacagtttttcaaatttaattcacATGGCATTTCTCAGTAGCATATTTCTTGATCAAACACAGACCTGGCACATgagaaagataaaacaaatatatacaaaacacagtccttggggcttccctggtggcgcagtggttgagaatctgcctgccaatgcaggggacacgggttcgagccctggtctgggaagatcccacatgccgcggagcaactaggcccgtgagccacaattactgagcctgcgcgtctggagcctgtgctccgcaacgagaggccgcgatagtgagaggcccgcgcaccgcgatgaagagtggcccccgcttgccacaactagagaaagccctcgcacagaaacgaagacccaacacagccataaataaaataaataaaatttaaaaaaagaaaatgctccctatttcacttacaaaattaattaaaaaaaaaaaacacagtcctTAAACTAAacaatattttcattcatttgagaACACAAACTATACACATATAAAGTCATCAGACTACACTATAATTCCACCTACActgtgaagaagaaaggaagacaacTCAGGTGCCATGCTAATTTTTGGACTCATGTAGTTCTATGGATTCTACCAGTAGCATTGCAAGTTTAGGCGCTGTTATTCGCATCCCTCAGATTTGAAAGCTCAAACTCAAAACTAGGAGGTGACTGAAATGAGCATCTAATCTTGGTCTTTCTGATACCACTACCCAAAGTCTCTTTACAAACAGGTGGGCTTCCGGTAGACAAAGTGGTGGTTAGAGATTTTGAGACATGCTATGCAAACATTCCCGCTTTTTTCCATATGAAAGAaatgtactttctttttctccaggGCTGCGTTTCTTATTGTTGTCAGGCAGCAATGTTCTCTTAAAAGAAATCCACATCTTTCTCTAAAGACAGGCCTAGAAAAGCCAAGCTCTCTCCCCTGACTGTTCAGTTCAGCGGCTGCCTTTCACCCTCACCTGCCGAGTGTAGAGGACGTTATGGTACGATGCTATTTTCCATTGGCTCTGCTACTGGAGATTACAGCATGCGACTGTGACAAATGGATATTCCCATTAAATTCTTTAGTAGAGTGGGGCATTCCATTAACCATTGGCACTATCCCAACCCAAGTGAAACATTgggtcatttttttcttgtgagcaAGAAGTGAAGGGGGAAAACAAAGGATAGCCTCTAATTACCTTTCCTATTTTTTTGTGTTGCATGTATTATGATAGCCGTATATtacaattatttataattaatatatgaCAAGCTGTCAGCTAAAATTTAACAGGTGATTTGTCAAGAAGTTCCATTAACTCATACATGAAGCAGTGGATTTCAGTATTTCCAACAATAAAAGTGTGTCTTGGTTCTGTTGTTTTAAATCTATTGTGTCTAAGTATTCAGAGGCCACCTCTCTTTGTATATTTGGAGCATCTTTAAAAAAGACAACTCATGCTAACACAAATGGGTACTTTGTTAGTAACGTTAAGGAATAAGCACATTTTTTTGTCACTTTAACCTTTAAATGCTAATGTTTTCACTAAGAAAATTAATTGCCTCGTGtttattttgaagttttaaacttttatgatttttatacattttaaatggtgCCTTTAATAGTAAAGACAAAGCTGAATAGAGAGGAAAGTAATTGCCATTACTTATATTCCATTTAGTGTTTGTATCTTATACTACAGAATTTTGAAatgaaggaatattttaaaatatagaacaaGATTAAGAAGTCACCAGAAAGCTAGTAATTAATCACTCAATAGAGGAGGAAGTTTACAGAGACCAGAAACTCATGGAACAGGCTCCCTTTTGCTGAATGGCAGAAGAATGGGGCAAGGATGGAAATGAATCACCGAGATTTCTTGGGAGGGATAAGAAGAgtctttaaaagaggaaaagctTGGTTTCAATATCTATAGAATGTCAATGTCATGGGACCTAACCTGGAGATGAAGTTAAATTTGCAACTACAGTTTTATTATTGGTTCCCTGGCCAAAGCTGGTATTGTtttaagagaatgagagaaaagtaAAGCAGCATTTGTTTAATATTTCATTTGCACAAGGCTGACTCATCTTTCAAGACTAGGACGTGCTGCAGGATGTTAATGTCTTGCACGCAGCTACTGTGGAGGGTGCTACATCTCCTTAATGAAAGAGTGTGCTCCAAGAATCCATGGTTAGGGAGTTCCGTGGTGgaacagtggttgggaatccacctgccaatgcagtggacacaggttcaagccctggtccgggaagatcccacgtggcgctgagcaactaagcccgtgagccacaactgctgagcctgcgctctagagcccacaagccacaactactgagcccgcgcacctagaacccatgctccacaacaggagaagccaccgccatgagaagcccacacactgcaacgaagagtagcccccgctcgccgcaactagagaaaccccgtgcacagcaacgaagacccaacgcagccaaaaaattaattaatttaaaaaaaaagattcaatggttagagagagagaaaaaacaaagaacaaaaccaCAAGGGTAAAGTAAAACCCAAAGCACAGCAGCTTTTCAACATTATTAAGATTTCTGTGTCCACCAACAAAGTTGTCTTCACAGTTTTAGCAAGAAAGCCATACAGAGTCATGAAGTTATTTGTAAAGGGTCTTTCAAATAGGGTTTCAGAAAATGATTTTCAGAAACTCACTCAGAATCGAAACACCACAAATTGATTTCCATGTAATAGGGAGTATATCTCTTCACAGGCTGGGAATTATAAATGACCAGTGACAAACCAGTCCTTGTATCCTGGACCGAGACCCCAGTTACCAGATTTCACCTTGCTTCCCAGGTGCAGCATAGCTGTGGATGTTTCCACAGGCATTTGAGAGCAATTTTCAAGACCATGAACACAGCAAAGACATTAAGACGACTGTTTTTTCAGCCACTTTTCAAACCTTTCTCTATCTTTGTCTTATACTTCTATATTTATCTTATACTTCATTATGCCACTTAATTTCTACTGGGTGTGTCCATACTTGGCAAATGTTCTTTTTCAGTTGTTTGACAGCAGATTCATGTCTGACTGGAGCCAAAAAATCTTATCATAAGGCTTTAAGCACTGTAtgtactccataaatatttgggaaagtaaaggaagggaaggacggagctaggaagagagaaagaggaaatgattGATAATTACTCATTTCATGCGAAACATCACTTTCTTTACAAAGTTTCCTGTAGTTCATTAAGTAGAATGACTCTGTCCTACCTCTGGTCtc
The window above is part of the Eubalaena glacialis isolate mEubGla1 chromosome 9, mEubGla1.1.hap2.+ XY, whole genome shotgun sequence genome. Proteins encoded here:
- the LOC133097333 gene encoding basic proline-rich protein-like, with amino-acid sequence MALALLPSKTSPRILAAVAGMKPESKEGSGPALGACGHGEWDTSRIVASTNRARNKICFSKALRTAGPARTCLRNCHSPWSEALSEKRTAQGRTSAQGGSEEQTVRSGAGAQGSRTPECAAPSRDLRAAGAGLRASRGRRRRRTQTPEDADPGGLRGADRVSSGDSPGHVGSGQPPPPPPAPPPALCSSAFTPLHGRAAHACPSRRSPGGRLNPAQLRPPPRESPQWLPPPGPRAASPVQSEEVEESQRVSPKPRNPASKGARPPALPPPLARSPPPPPPPPPPPLPGPSSWPF